A part of Kitasatospora acidiphila genomic DNA contains:
- the alr gene encoding alanine racemase — MTTANTTGTTMLAEGVRAEAAIDLAALNSNLAALRERTPSADLMAVVKADGYGHGALPCALEALAAGVRWIGTATPDEALALRAAGIGPEQARILCWLWTPGGPWARALRDRLDISISGQWALDELLAAVRETGVPARVHLKADTGLGRNGCQPRDWPDLVDAARRAEAAGELRVVGIWSHFACADEPGHPSIQAQLDAFAVALAYAERAGLRPEVRHIANSPATLLLPGSHYDLVRTGLAMYGVSPVPEVGTPADFGLRPVMSLSARLALVKQLPGGHGVSYGHKYITPGETTVGLVPLGYADGIPRHASSAGPVQIAGKWYTVAGRVAMDQFVVDLGGDTPAVGEEVLLFGNGERGEPTAEDWARASDTIAYEIVTRIGARVPRRYFGASHG, encoded by the coding sequence ATGACAACTGCGAACACGACCGGGACCACCATGCTCGCCGAGGGAGTGCGCGCCGAGGCGGCGATCGACCTCGCCGCGCTGAACAGCAACCTCGCCGCCCTGCGCGAGCGGACGCCGAGCGCCGACCTGATGGCCGTGGTGAAGGCCGACGGCTACGGCCACGGCGCGCTGCCGTGCGCCCTGGAGGCGCTGGCCGCCGGCGTGCGCTGGATCGGCACCGCCACCCCGGACGAGGCACTGGCACTGCGGGCCGCCGGCATCGGCCCCGAGCAGGCCCGGATCCTCTGCTGGCTGTGGACGCCGGGCGGCCCCTGGGCCCGGGCACTGCGCGACCGGCTGGACATCTCGATCAGCGGCCAGTGGGCGCTGGACGAGCTGCTCGCCGCCGTCCGGGAGACCGGTGTGCCGGCCAGGGTCCACCTCAAGGCCGACACCGGCCTGGGCCGCAACGGCTGCCAGCCGCGCGACTGGCCCGACCTGGTGGACGCCGCGCGGCGCGCCGAGGCGGCCGGCGAACTGCGGGTGGTCGGCATCTGGTCGCACTTCGCCTGCGCCGACGAGCCCGGCCACCCCTCCATCCAGGCCCAGCTGGACGCCTTCGCGGTCGCGCTGGCCTACGCCGAGCGGGCCGGCCTGCGCCCCGAGGTGCGGCACATCGCCAACTCGCCGGCCACCCTGCTGCTGCCCGGCTCGCACTACGACCTGGTCCGCACCGGCCTGGCGATGTACGGCGTGTCGCCAGTCCCCGAGGTCGGCACCCCGGCCGACTTCGGGCTGCGTCCGGTGATGTCGCTCAGCGCCCGGCTGGCGCTGGTCAAGCAGCTGCCCGGCGGGCACGGCGTCAGCTACGGCCACAAATACATCACCCCGGGTGAGACCACCGTCGGCCTGGTCCCGCTCGGCTACGCCGACGGCATCCCGCGGCACGCCAGCAGCGCCGGGCCGGTGCAGATCGCCGGCAAGTGGTACACCGTGGCCGGCCGGGTCGCGATGGACCAGTTCGTGGTGGACCTGGGCGGCGACACCCCCGCGGTCGGCGAGGAGGTGCTGCTGTTCGGCAACGGCGAGCGCGGCGAGCCGACCGCCGAGGACTGGGCCCGGGCCAGCGACACCATCGCCTACGAGATCGTCACCCGGATCGGAGCCCGGGTGCCGAGGCGCTACTTCGGCGCCAGCCACGGGTGA
- the coaA gene encoding type I pantothenate kinase, whose protein sequence is MEHVLTELCTRGAQSAPGPSPSPYVDLSRAEWSALRDRTPLPLTADEVEQLRGLGTALDLDEVRDVYLPLSRLLNLYIHATHELRGAVGTFLDTPDTERTRTPFIIGVAGSVAVGKSTTARLLQALLARWPEHPRVELVTTDGFLLPNDELRRRGLMARKGFPESYDRRALMRFVADVKAGKAEVTAPVYSHLVYDIVPDERLTVQRPDILIVEGLNVLQPALPGTDGRTRLAVADYFDFSIYVDARTDDIENWYLSRFKKLRDTAFQDPNSYFRRFTEVPEEEAMEYGRQVWRTINKPNLLENVLPTRGRATLILQKGPDHKVRRALLRKL, encoded by the coding sequence ATGGAGCATGTGCTGACCGAACTCTGTACCCGGGGCGCCCAATCGGCGCCCGGCCCGTCGCCGTCACCGTACGTCGACCTGTCCCGGGCCGAGTGGAGCGCCCTGCGCGACCGTACACCGCTGCCGCTCACCGCCGACGAGGTGGAACAGCTGCGCGGCCTGGGTACGGCACTCGACCTGGACGAGGTGCGTGACGTCTACCTGCCGCTCTCCCGGCTGCTGAACCTCTACATCCACGCCACCCACGAACTGCGCGGCGCCGTGGGCACCTTCCTGGACACCCCCGACACCGAGCGCACCCGCACCCCGTTCATCATCGGCGTGGCCGGCTCGGTGGCGGTCGGCAAGTCCACCACCGCCCGCCTGCTGCAGGCGCTGCTGGCCCGCTGGCCCGAGCACCCCCGGGTCGAACTGGTCACCACCGACGGCTTCCTGCTGCCCAACGACGAGCTGCGCCGGCGCGGTCTGATGGCCCGCAAGGGCTTCCCGGAGTCCTACGACCGCCGGGCCCTGATGCGCTTCGTGGCCGACGTGAAGGCCGGCAAGGCGGAGGTGACCGCGCCGGTCTACTCGCACCTGGTCTACGACATCGTGCCCGACGAGCGGCTCACCGTGCAGCGCCCCGACATCCTGATCGTCGAGGGCCTCAACGTGCTGCAGCCCGCGCTGCCCGGCACCGACGGCCGCACCCGGCTGGCGGTGGCCGACTACTTCGACTTCTCGATCTACGTCGACGCCCGCACCGACGACATCGAGAACTGGTACCTGTCCCGGTTCAAGAAGCTCCGGGACACCGCCTTCCAGGACCCCAACTCCTACTTCCGCCGGTTCACCGAAGTGCCGGAGGAGGAGGCGATGGAGTACGGCCGCCAGGTCTGGCGCACCATCAACAAGCCCAACCTGCTGGAGAACGTGCTGCCCACCCGCGGCCGGGCCACCCTGATCCTGCAGAAGGGGCCCGACCACAAGGTCCGCCGCGCGCTGCTGCGCAAGCTCTGA
- the glmM gene encoding phosphoglucosamine mutase has translation MARLFGTDGVRGVANESLTAELALGLSMAAAHVLGDAGGFGGRRPVAVVGRDPRASGEFLEAAVIAGLAGSGVDVLRVGVLPTPAVAYLTGALGADFGVMLSASHNAMPDNGIKFLARGGHKLDDAVEDAIEADYRKNQDGSLARPRPTGAGVGRVHEYTEGFDKYVAHLVAVLPNRLDGVRVVIDGAHGAAARVAPEAFARAGAEVVYTLGAEPTGLNINDGVGSTHLDGLRHAMREHRADLGIALDGDADRCLAADAEGNEVDGDQIIAVLALAMREAGTLRGNTAVGTVMANLGFKLAMEREGIALVETAVGDRYVLEAMKEHGYALGGEQSGHVILLDHATTGDGTLTGLMLGARLAATKRTLAELAAVMTRLPQVLVNVKGVDKSRVGACAELSAAVEAATAELGSTGRVLLRPSGTEPLVRVMVEAADQEQAGAIADRLAAVVREQLAV, from the coding sequence GTGGCACGACTCTTCGGAACCGACGGCGTACGCGGTGTGGCCAACGAAAGCCTGACCGCCGAACTGGCGCTCGGCCTCTCGATGGCCGCCGCGCACGTACTGGGCGATGCGGGCGGCTTCGGCGGCCGGCGTCCGGTCGCGGTGGTCGGCCGCGATCCGCGGGCCAGCGGCGAGTTCCTGGAGGCCGCGGTGATCGCCGGCCTGGCGGGCTCCGGCGTGGACGTGCTGCGGGTCGGCGTGCTGCCCACCCCCGCGGTGGCGTACCTGACCGGTGCGCTCGGCGCGGACTTCGGTGTGATGCTCTCCGCCAGCCACAACGCGATGCCGGACAACGGGATCAAGTTCCTGGCCCGCGGCGGCCACAAGCTGGACGACGCGGTCGAGGACGCCATCGAGGCCGACTACCGCAAGAACCAGGACGGCAGCCTGGCGCGGCCGCGTCCGACCGGTGCCGGGGTCGGCCGGGTGCACGAGTACACCGAGGGCTTCGACAAGTACGTCGCCCACCTGGTCGCGGTGCTGCCCAACCGGCTGGACGGCGTCCGGGTGGTCATCGACGGTGCGCACGGCGCGGCCGCCCGGGTGGCCCCGGAGGCGTTCGCCCGGGCCGGCGCCGAGGTGGTCTACACCCTGGGTGCCGAGCCGACCGGCCTGAACATCAACGACGGCGTCGGCTCCACCCACCTGGACGGGCTGCGCCACGCCATGCGCGAGCACCGGGCCGACCTCGGCATCGCGCTGGACGGCGACGCGGACCGCTGCCTGGCCGCCGACGCCGAGGGCAACGAGGTGGACGGCGACCAGATCATCGCGGTCCTGGCGCTGGCCATGCGCGAGGCCGGCACGCTGCGCGGCAACACCGCGGTCGGCACCGTGATGGCCAACCTGGGCTTCAAGCTGGCCATGGAGCGCGAGGGGATCGCCCTGGTCGAGACGGCGGTGGGGGACCGCTACGTGCTGGAGGCGATGAAGGAGCACGGCTACGCGCTGGGCGGCGAGCAGTCCGGCCATGTGATCCTGCTGGACCACGCGACCACCGGCGACGGCACCCTGACCGGCCTGATGCTGGGCGCCCGACTGGCCGCCACCAAGCGGACCCTGGCCGAGCTGGCGGCCGTGATGACCCGGCTGCCGCAGGTGCTGGTCAACGTCAAGGGCGTGGACAAGAGCCGGGTCGGCGCCTGCGCCGAGCTGTCGGCGGCGGTCGAGGCGGCCACCGCCGAGCTGGGCAGCACCGGCCGGGTGCTGCTGCGGCCGTCCGGCACCGAGCCGCTGGTGCGGGTGATGGTCGAGGCGGCCGATCAGGAGCAGGCCGGGGCGATCGCCGACCGGCTGGCGGCGGTCGTCCGGGAGCAGCTGGCGGTTTGA
- a CDS encoding NAD(P)H-hydrate dehydratase produces MRHAHTVEEVRAAEAALAGQPLMDRAVAGLAATCARLLRERRGRVYGSRVLVLAGSGDNGGDALFAGAALARRGAAVSAVLLSPERAHPGGLAALRATGGQVTVDQNVGLADFSRADLILDGIVGIGGRGGLRPAAAPYASAARRGLLVAVDLPSGVDADTGEVPGAALRADLTVTFGTYKPGLLIDPGAGHAGPVQLVPIGLRPPTAAVQAPQHADLAALLPRPDRESDKYRRGVVGVLAGSERYPGAALLAVAGALHGGAGAVRYLGRPAEEVVRRHPEVLLTSGRVQSWVVGPGSGEDTPDALEIALAAEVPVLVDADGLTELARRGPGALAGRTAPTLLTPHAGEAARLLGGEVTADQVAAARLRYARELAARYGAVVLLKGSSTVVARPDGAVRVNPTGTGWLATAGSGDVLAGLAGALLAAGLPPFDAAPAAAYLHGLAGRLAAAGNRAPGSGVIGTVSDRGEAPITAQEVAAALPAAWRDVTASQGGHQQASTGLGD; encoded by the coding sequence ATGCGCCACGCTCACACCGTCGAAGAGGTCCGGGCCGCCGAGGCCGCCCTGGCCGGGCAGCCGCTGATGGACCGCGCCGTGGCCGGCCTGGCCGCCACCTGCGCGCGGCTGCTGCGCGAGCGGCGCGGCCGGGTCTACGGCAGCCGGGTGCTGGTGCTGGCCGGCAGCGGCGACAACGGCGGCGACGCGCTCTTCGCCGGCGCCGCGCTGGCCCGCCGCGGTGCCGCCGTCAGCGCGGTGCTGCTCTCACCCGAACGGGCCCATCCGGGCGGCTTGGCGGCCTTGCGCGCGACGGGCGGTCAGGTGACCGTGGATCAGAACGTCGGCCTGGCCGACTTCTCGCGCGCGGACCTGATCCTGGACGGCATCGTCGGCATCGGCGGCCGCGGTGGGCTGCGCCCGGCCGCCGCGCCGTACGCCAGTGCGGCGCGGCGCGGGCTGCTGGTCGCCGTGGACCTGCCCAGCGGGGTGGACGCGGACACCGGCGAGGTGCCCGGCGCCGCGCTGCGAGCCGACCTCACCGTCACCTTCGGCACCTACAAGCCCGGCCTGCTGATCGACCCGGGCGCCGGCCACGCCGGTCCGGTGCAGCTGGTGCCGATCGGGCTGCGCCCGCCGACCGCCGCCGTCCAGGCGCCGCAGCACGCCGACCTGGCCGCACTGCTGCCCCGCCCGGACCGCGAGAGCGACAAGTACCGGCGCGGCGTGGTCGGCGTGCTGGCCGGCTCCGAGCGCTACCCGGGCGCCGCGCTGCTCGCGGTGGCCGGCGCGCTGCACGGCGGCGCGGGCGCGGTGCGCTACCTCGGCCGGCCCGCCGAAGAGGTGGTGCGCCGCCACCCCGAGGTGCTGCTGACCAGCGGCCGGGTGCAGTCCTGGGTGGTCGGCCCCGGCTCCGGCGAGGACACCCCCGACGCCTTGGAGATCGCGCTGGCCGCCGAGGTGCCGGTGCTGGTGGACGCCGACGGGCTGACCGAACTGGCCCGCCGCGGCCCCGGCGCGCTGGCCGGCCGCACCGCGCCCACCCTGCTCACCCCGCACGCCGGCGAGGCGGCCCGGCTGCTGGGCGGCGAGGTGACGGCCGACCAGGTGGCCGCCGCCCGGCTGCGGTACGCCCGCGAGCTGGCCGCCCGCTACGGGGCCGTGGTGCTGCTCAAGGGCTCCAGCACCGTGGTCGCCCGGCCGGACGGCGCCGTCCGGGTGAACCCGACCGGCACCGGCTGGCTGGCCACCGCCGGCAGCGGCGATGTGCTGGCCGGCCTGGCAGGCGCGCTGCTGGCCGCCGGCCTGCCGCCGTTCGACGCCGCCCCCGCCGCGGCCTATCTGCACGGCCTGGCCGGGCGGCTGGCCGCCGCCGGGAACCGGGCGCCGGGCAGCGGCGTCATCGGCACTGTGAGTGACCGGGGCGAGGCCCCCATCACCGCGCAGGAGGTGGCCGCGGCCCTGCCCGCGGCCTGGCGCGATGTGACCGCGTCGCAGGGGGGCCACCAGCAGGCGAGCACAGGTCTGGGAGACTGA
- the glmS gene encoding glutamine--fructose-6-phosphate transaminase (isomerizing), which translates to MCGIVGYVGSQSALDVVIAGLQRLEYRGYDSAGVAVQAADSQGQWSLATDKRAGKLVNLEKSLAENPLPGGTTGIGHTRWATHGGPTDANAHPHLDDHRRVAVVHNGIIENFAQLRAELAERGHELRSETDTEVVAHLIGEAFQGDLAEAMRIVCRQLDGAFTLVAVHADAPGVVVGARRNSPLVVGRGDGENFLASDVAAFIAHTREAVELGQDQVVELRADSVTVTDFDGVPAEVREYHVDWDASAAEKGGYDYFMLKEIAEQPKAVADTLLGRIGTDGRLTLDEVRIPDSVLREIDKVVIVACGTAFHAGMIAKYAIEHWTRIPCEVEVASEFRYRDPILNDHTLVIAISQSGETMDTLMALRHAREQGARVLAICNTNGSTIPRESDAVLYTHAGPEVAVASTKAFLTQLVACYLVALYLGQVRGTKWGDEIFTIIRELGDAPKQVEQVLGTMEPVRELARSLADARSVLFLGRHVGFPVALEGALKLKELAYMHAEGFAAGELKHGPIALIEEGLPVVVVVPSPRGRSILHDKIVSNIQEIRARGARTIVIAEEGDEAVVPYADHLIRIPATPTLLQPLVATVPLQVFACELATAKGHEVDQPRNLAKSVTVE; encoded by the coding sequence ATGTGCGGAATTGTTGGTTATGTGGGCTCGCAGAGCGCACTCGACGTTGTGATCGCCGGCCTGCAGCGCCTGGAGTACCGAGGGTACGACTCGGCGGGCGTGGCCGTTCAGGCGGCGGACTCCCAGGGGCAGTGGAGTCTCGCCACGGACAAGCGGGCCGGAAAGCTCGTCAACCTTGAGAAGTCGCTTGCCGAGAACCCCCTCCCCGGCGGCACCACCGGTATCGGGCACACCCGCTGGGCCACCCACGGCGGGCCCACGGATGCCAATGCCCACCCCCATCTGGACGACCACCGCCGGGTGGCCGTGGTCCACAACGGCATCATCGAGAACTTCGCCCAGCTGCGGGCCGAGCTGGCCGAGCGCGGCCACGAGCTGCGCTCCGAGACCGACACCGAGGTGGTCGCCCACCTGATCGGCGAGGCCTTCCAGGGCGACCTGGCCGAGGCGATGCGGATCGTCTGCCGCCAGCTGGACGGTGCCTTCACCCTGGTGGCGGTGCACGCCGACGCGCCCGGCGTGGTGGTCGGCGCCCGGCGCAACTCGCCGCTGGTGGTCGGCCGCGGAGACGGCGAGAACTTCCTGGCCTCGGATGTGGCGGCGTTCATCGCCCACACCCGGGAGGCCGTCGAGCTCGGCCAGGACCAGGTGGTGGAGCTGCGCGCCGACTCGGTGACCGTCACCGACTTCGACGGCGTGCCCGCCGAGGTCCGCGAGTACCACGTGGACTGGGACGCCTCGGCCGCCGAGAAGGGCGGCTACGACTACTTCATGCTCAAGGAGATCGCCGAGCAGCCCAAGGCGGTCGCGGACACCCTGCTGGGCCGGATCGGCACCGACGGCCGACTCACCCTGGACGAGGTGCGGATCCCCGACTCGGTGCTGCGCGAGATCGACAAGGTCGTCATCGTGGCCTGCGGCACCGCCTTCCACGCGGGCATGATCGCCAAGTACGCGATCGAGCACTGGACCCGGATCCCGTGCGAGGTCGAGGTGGCCTCCGAGTTCCGCTACCGGGACCCGATACTGAACGACCACACGCTGGTGATCGCCATCTCGCAGTCGGGCGAGACCATGGACACCCTGATGGCGCTGCGGCACGCCCGCGAGCAGGGCGCCCGGGTGCTGGCGATCTGCAACACCAACGGCTCCACCATCCCGCGCGAGTCCGACGCGGTGCTCTACACCCACGCCGGGCCCGAGGTGGCGGTGGCCTCCACCAAGGCCTTCCTGACCCAGCTGGTCGCCTGCTACCTGGTGGCGCTCTACCTGGGCCAGGTGCGCGGCACCAAGTGGGGCGACGAGATCTTCACCATCATCCGCGAGCTCGGCGACGCGCCGAAGCAGGTCGAGCAGGTGCTGGGGACCATGGAGCCGGTGCGCGAGCTGGCCCGCTCGCTGGCCGACGCCCGCTCGGTGCTCTTCCTCGGCCGGCACGTCGGCTTCCCGGTGGCGCTGGAGGGCGCGCTCAAGCTCAAGGAGCTGGCGTACATGCACGCCGAGGGCTTCGCGGCGGGCGAGCTCAAGCACGGGCCGATCGCGCTGATCGAGGAGGGGCTGCCGGTGGTGGTGGTCGTGCCGTCGCCGCGCGGGCGGTCGATCCTGCACGACAAGATCGTCTCCAACATCCAGGAGATCCGGGCCCGCGGCGCTCGGACCATCGTGATCGCCGAGGAGGGCGACGAGGCCGTGGTGCCGTACGCCGACCACCTGATCCGGATCCCGGCCACGCCCACCCTGCTGCAGCCGCTGGTCGCCACCGTGCCGCTGCAGGTCTTCGCCTGCGAGCTGGCCACCGCCAAGGGCCACGAGGTGGACCAGCCGCGCAACCTGGCGAAGTCCGTGACGGTGGAGTAG
- a CDS encoding holo-ACP synthase, producing MIIAVGIDVAGIDRFAASMARTPALLDKLFTPAERVLPSGAPRSAESLAARFAAKEALAKVLGAPPGLEWHDAEVRTEPSGRPTLHVSGTVAARAAELGVRSWHLSLSHDAGVATAMVVAEG from the coding sequence GTGATCATCGCAGTGGGCATCGACGTGGCGGGCATCGACCGCTTCGCCGCCTCGATGGCCCGGACCCCGGCCCTGCTGGACAAGCTCTTCACCCCGGCCGAGCGGGTGCTGCCTTCGGGCGCACCTCGCTCGGCCGAGTCGTTGGCGGCCCGGTTCGCGGCCAAGGAGGCGCTGGCCAAGGTGCTGGGCGCACCGCCGGGTCTGGAGTGGCACGACGCCGAGGTGCGTACCGAGCCGTCGGGCCGGCCGACTCTGCACGTCAGCGGCACGGTGGCGGCGAGGGCCGCCGAGCTCGGGGTGCGCTCCTGGCACCTGTCGCTCAGCCACGACGCGGGTGTGGCCACTGCGATGGTGGTGGCCGAGGGGTAG
- the rplM gene encoding 50S ribosomal protein L13 — MRTYSPKPGDVQRQWHVIDANDVVLGRLASQAANLLRGKHKAIYAPHVDTGDFVIIINADKVHLSGNKKTQKLAYRHSGFPGGLRSVRYDDLLANNPEKAVEKAIKGMIPKNSLGRQMLSKLKVYAGPVHPHAAQQPVPFEITQVAQ, encoded by the coding sequence GTGCGTACGTACAGCCCCAAGCCCGGCGACGTCCAGCGTCAGTGGCACGTCATCGACGCGAACGACGTCGTGCTCGGCCGCCTGGCCTCCCAGGCCGCCAACCTCCTCCGGGGTAAGCACAAGGCGATCTACGCGCCGCACGTTGACACCGGTGACTTCGTCATCATCATCAACGCGGACAAGGTGCACCTGTCGGGTAACAAGAAGACCCAGAAGCTGGCGTACCGCCACAGCGGTTTCCCGGGCGGTCTCCGCTCGGTCCGCTACGACGACCTGCTGGCGAACAACCCGGAGAAGGCCGTCGAGAAGGCCATCAAGGGCATGATCCCCAAGAACAGCCTGGGCCGTCAGATGCTCTCGAAGCTCAAGGTCTACGCGGGCCCGGTGCACCCGCACGCTGCCCAGCAGCCGGTGCCGTTCGAGATCACCCAGGTCGCGCAGTAA
- the rpsI gene encoding 30S ribosomal protein S9 — translation MAENAAIETTLDVDFDEELTEYTSEEETSYSTESLAGRFSEAIPGAGLGRRKEAIARVRIVPGTGKWKINGRTLEDYFPNKVHQQTVNEPFKLLELDGRYDVIARIAGGGVSGQAYALRLGVARALNEADVDNNRGALKKAGFLTRDARAVERKKAGLKKARKAPQYSKR, via the coding sequence GTGGCCGAGAACGCTGCCATCGAGACCACCCTTGACGTCGACTTCGACGAGGAGCTCACCGAGTACACCTCCGAGGAGGAGACCTCGTACTCCACCGAGTCGCTCGCCGGCCGCTTCAGCGAGGCGATCCCCGGCGCCGGCCTCGGCCGTCGCAAGGAGGCGATCGCCCGCGTGCGCATCGTCCCCGGCACCGGCAAGTGGAAGATCAACGGTCGCACCCTTGAGGACTACTTCCCCAACAAGGTGCACCAGCAGACCGTGAACGAGCCCTTCAAGCTCCTTGAGCTGGACGGCCGTTACGACGTCATCGCCCGCATCGCGGGTGGCGGCGTCTCCGGTCAGGCCTACGCGCTGCGCCTCGGCGTGGCCCGTGCCCTGAACGAGGCCGACGTGGACAACAACCGCGGCGCCCTCAAGAAGGCCGGCTTCCTGACCCGCGACGCTCGCGCCGTCGAGCGCAAGAAGGCCGGTCTGAAGAAGGCCCGTAAGGCCCCGCAGTACAGCAAGCGCTAA
- a CDS encoding ABC-F family ATP-binding cassette domain-containing protein codes for MGHVEISHLEYYLPDGRVLFDDASFRVGEGSAVALVGANGAGKTTLLRMIAGDVQPHGGSVTVSGGLGVMRQFVGTTGREDQAASPGALPADASVRDLLVSVAPARIAQAARAVDAAELAMLAQDDEKSQLAYAQALSDWADVGGYDFETDWDVCTMAALGMPFDRAQFRGLNTLSGGEQKRLVLEALLRGPDEVLLLDEPDNYLDVPGKRWLEEAIKATPKTVLYISHDRELLSRTADKIISVESGAAGSSVWVHGGGFDSFHQARQDRFARFEELGRRWDEEHAKLKKLVLTLRQAASVSHDMASRYAAAQTRLKKFEEAGRPEAPPREQNITMRLKGGRTGVRALTIEQLELTGLMQPFDLEVFYGERVGVLGSNGSGKSHFLRLLAGDETVAHTGSFRLGARVVPGHFRQTHAHPELLGRTVRSIIEEEHALSRGAAMGALRRYELDRQEEQKFESLSGGQQARLMILKLELQGVTALLLDEPTDNLDLESAEALQQALEAFDGTVLCVSHDRWFAKTFDRFLVFGSDGRVYESSEPVWDERRVERDR; via the coding sequence ATGGGACACGTCGAGATTTCACACCTGGAGTACTACCTGCCGGATGGGCGGGTGCTGTTCGACGACGCGTCCTTCCGGGTCGGCGAGGGCTCCGCGGTCGCCCTGGTGGGAGCCAACGGGGCCGGTAAGACCACTCTGCTGCGCATGATCGCCGGGGATGTGCAGCCGCACGGCGGCAGCGTGACGGTCAGCGGCGGCCTGGGGGTGATGCGCCAGTTCGTCGGCACCACCGGGCGCGAGGACCAGGCGGCCTCGCCCGGTGCGCTGCCTGCCGACGCCTCGGTGCGGGACCTGCTGGTCTCGGTGGCGCCGGCCCGGATCGCCCAGGCGGCCCGGGCGGTGGACGCCGCGGAGCTGGCGATGCTGGCCCAGGACGACGAGAAGTCGCAGCTGGCCTACGCCCAGGCGCTCTCCGACTGGGCCGACGTCGGCGGCTACGACTTCGAGACCGACTGGGACGTCTGCACCATGGCGGCGCTCGGCATGCCGTTCGACCGCGCCCAGTTCCGCGGCCTCAACACGCTCTCCGGCGGCGAGCAGAAGCGGCTGGTGCTGGAGGCGCTGCTGCGCGGCCCCGACGAGGTGCTGCTGCTGGACGAGCCGGACAACTACCTGGACGTGCCCGGCAAGCGCTGGCTGGAGGAGGCGATCAAGGCCACCCCCAAGACGGTGCTCTACATCTCGCACGACCGGGAGCTGCTCTCCCGTACCGCCGACAAGATCATCAGCGTCGAGTCCGGCGCGGCCGGCTCCAGCGTCTGGGTGCACGGCGGCGGCTTCGACTCGTTCCACCAGGCCCGCCAGGACCGGTTCGCCCGGTTCGAGGAGCTCGGCCGGCGCTGGGACGAGGAGCACGCCAAGCTGAAGAAGCTGGTGCTGACGCTCCGCCAGGCGGCCTCGGTCAGCCATGACATGGCCTCCCGGTACGCCGCCGCGCAGACCCGGCTGAAGAAGTTCGAGGAGGCCGGCCGCCCGGAGGCCCCGCCGCGCGAGCAGAACATCACCATGCGGCTCAAGGGCGGGCGCACCGGCGTGCGGGCGCTGACCATCGAGCAGCTCGAACTGACGGGCCTCATGCAGCCGTTCGACCTGGAGGTCTTCTACGGCGAGCGGGTCGGCGTGCTGGGCTCCAACGGCTCCGGCAAGTCGCACTTCCTGCGGCTGCTGGCCGGCGACGAGACGGTGGCGCACACTGGCTCGTTCCGGCTCGGCGCGCGGGTGGTGCCCGGCCACTTCCGGCAGACCCACGCGCACCCGGAGCTGCTGGGCCGCACGGTCCGCTCGATCATCGAGGAGGAGCACGCGCTCAGCCGCGGCGCCGCGATGGGCGCGCTGCGCCGCTACGAGCTGGACCGGCAGGAGGAGCAGAAGTTCGAGTCGCTCTCCGGTGGTCAGCAGGCCCGGCTGATGATCCTCAAGCTGGAGCTGCAGGGCGTCACCGCGCTGCTGCTCGACGAGCCGACCGACAACCTCGACCTGGAGAGCGCCGAGGCGCTGCAGCAGGCGCTGGAGGCGTTCGACGGCACGGTGCTGTGCGTCAGCCACGACCGCTGGTTCGCCAAGACCTTCGACCGGTTCCTGGTGTTCGGCAGTGACGGGCGGGTCTACGAGTCGTCGGAGCCGGTCTGGGACGAGCGGCGGGTCGAGCGCGACCGGTGA